The genomic region CTTGTAGTAGCCGCTCTCGACCAGGACTTTCTCCCAATTGTCCTTGTAGACCACGACCGGCTTGAGCAGATAGGACGGCACGGTCTTGGCGCCGTTCTCGTAGGTCTTGGTGTCGTTGACGGTGACCTGCTTGCCGGCAAGCGCAGCGTCGACCATGTCGGCGGTCACCTTGGCGAGATCGCGGGTGTCCTTGAAGATGGTCGAATACTGGTCGCCGCGCAGCATCGCCTTGATCGAGGGCACTTCGGCATCCTGGCCCGAGATGACAGGCATCGGCTGGCCGGCGCTGCCATAACCGACGCCCTTCAGCGAGGAGATGATGCCGATCGACAGGCCGTCATACGGCGACAGCACCGCGTTGACCTTCTTGTTGCCGTAGTAGGCGCTGAGCAGATTGTCCATGCGGGCCTGCGCGGTGGCGCCGTCCCAGCGCAAGGTCGCGACCTTGTCCATGCCCATCTGGCCGGAGACGACGACGAGCTTGCCGCTGTCGATGTACGGCTTCAGAACGCTCATCGCGCCGTTGTAGAAGAAGTAGGCGTTGTTGTCGTCGGGCGAGCCGCCGAACAGCTCGATGTTGAACGGGCCCTTGCCGTCCTTAAGACCGAGGCCCTGCACGATCGATTCGGCCTGGAGCACGCCAACCTGGAAATTGTCGAAGGTCGCGTAATAGTCGACGTTCGGCGTGCCGCGGATCAGGCGGTCATAGGCGATCACGGTGATGCCTTTTGCTTTCGCCTGCTTGAGCACGTCGGACAGCGTGGTGCCGTCGATCGCGGCGATCACCAGCGCTTTCGCGCCCTTGGTCACCATGTTCTCGACCTGCGAGAGCTGGTTCGGAATGTCGTCCTCGGCATATTGCAGGTCGGTGTTGTAGCCGCGCTCCTTCAGCACCTTGACCATGTTGTTGCCATCGTCGATCCAGCGCGCCGACGATTTGGTCGGCATGGCGATGCCGACTGTTGCTTTGTCCTGGGCCGAGGCGGTGACGCCCGCGGCCATCGTCGCAGCGCCGGCCAGCGCCAGCGCGAGGAAGGTCGTCTTCAGTTTCAACATGTTTCACTCCCTTGGATGTCAGACTGTTTTTCGTGTCGTCGAGAAATTTTTTGGTGTGCGGCTTCTAGCCTCCTATGCGAGCTTGACGTCAGGCTCCGCGCGACCGCGCGCGGTGGCCTCCAACAGGAAGGTGTAGCCGGCTTGCGGATCGGCGGCACGCGCCGCCGCATCCATGTCCTGCCAGGCCGAGGTGACGAGGAGACGCGACAGACCAGGGCCGACAAAAGCGGGGCAGCTCGCCTGCTTTGCCGGCACGCTCAGCGAACGCAGGCGTTCGCCTTGCGGAGAGTAGACGTCGATGCGGCTCGCGCCCCAGCACGCGTTCCAAATCTGCCCGTCGGCATCGCACACCGAACCGTCGAGGCCGCCAACGCCGGTGTGGCGCAGCAGCACCTCCGGCTCGCCGCGCGGCAGGCCGGTGACGGGATTGAGCGGCACCGCGTAGAGCACCGCGCGCGCCGTGTCGGCGAAGTAGCCCGTGGCGCCATCGGGCGAGAAGCAGATCGAGTTGGGAATGCTGATGCGCGGAAACAGCATCGATATCTCGCCGTGATGGAACGCGTAGATCGCGCCTGCCCCTGCTTCCGCCTTCCGGCCCATAGTGCCGATCCAGAACGTGCCGGAGGGATGCACGCGGGCATCGTTGGAGCGGGTCGCTGGATTGTCGGCTTCAAGCGGACAGAGCAGCCTCATCGCGCCGTCGGCAATTTTGCGGATATAGAGGCCGTCTTCCGCGACGATCAACTGCCTTTCGGCATCGATCCGCCCAAGCGCGCTCGCCATCCGGCCCAGCGCATGAACGCGAATGCTGCCGCTGCCGAGCTGCGCCTCGAACAGTCGCCCCTCCCGGATATCGAACCACCAGGCGGTGTCCGTGGTCACGTCATAGGTCGGCCCCTCGCCGAGATGGCAAGGATCGTCCGAAAGAACCGAGGTCGGCACCTGTTCCATCAGGACGTCCTCACCGCAAAGCGATAGACCGTATGATGGCGATAGACCTCGCCGGGCGCTAGGCGCGGGCTCGGGAAATCCGGCCGGTTCGGTGCGTCCGGCCAGATATGCGGCTCCAGGCACATCGCGTCCGACTGCCGGTAGAGCTTGCCGCCCTTGCCCGAAATCGTGCCGTCGAGATAATTGCCCGAATAGACCTGCAGACCGGGCTGATCGGTGAACAGCTCCATGATGCGCCCCGAGCGCGGCGCCTCCAGTCGCGCCGCGAGACTGAGCTTACCGTCGCGCGCGAGACAGTAGGTATGGTCGTAGCCCCTGCCGTTGCGCAATTGCTGGTCGCTCTCGCGGATGCGCTCGCCGATCGGCCGAGGCTCCCGGAAATCGAACGGCGTGCCGGCAACGCTGCGCGGCGGCTCCGGCAACGGAATGGCCGTGGGGTCGATCGCGAGGAAATGCCCGGCCGCGACCGTCAGCTTGTGATCGAGAATGGGCGTGCCTGATGTCGCGCCCTCCAGATTGAAGAAGCTGTGGTTGGTCAGGTTGACGATGGTCGGCCGGTCGGTCCGCGCCTCCATGATCAGGGATAGCTCAGCCGGGCCGGTAACACGATAGGTCAGGCGCACATCGAGCCGACCGGGATAGTTTTCCTCGCCATGCGAGCTCGTGTAGGTCAGCGTGACCGCGGGCTCGGCGCCATCGTCGACCTCCGCAATGTCCCAGAGCTTGCGGTCGAAGCCGTCGAGGCCGCCATGCAGCGCATTCGGACCGTTGTTGACGGGAAGCTGCACCGTCTCGCCGTCCAGCGAAAATTGTCCGTTGGCGATGCGATTGGCGTAGCGGCCGACGGTGGCGCCGAAGAACTTTCGTTCGGCGAGATAGCCGGCAAACCCATCATGGCCGAGCACGACGTCGTCGTAGCCGCCCTTGCCGTCCGGCGCGATCAAGGCCTGCAAGACTGCACCATGGGTGATGATGCGCG from Bradyrhizobium lupini harbors:
- the chvE gene encoding multiple monosaccharide ABC transporter substrate-binding protein — translated: MLKLKTTFLALALAGAATMAAGVTASAQDKATVGIAMPTKSSARWIDDGNNMVKVLKERGYNTDLQYAEDDIPNQLSQVENMVTKGAKALVIAAIDGTTLSDVLKQAKAKGITVIAYDRLIRGTPNVDYYATFDNFQVGVLQAESIVQGLGLKDGKGPFNIELFGGSPDDNNAYFFYNGAMSVLKPYIDSGKLVVVSGQMGMDKVATLRWDGATAQARMDNLLSAYYGNKKVNAVLSPYDGLSIGIISSLKGVGYGSAGQPMPVISGQDAEVPSIKAMLRGDQYSTIFKDTRDLAKVTADMVDAALAGKQVTVNDTKTYENGAKTVPSYLLKPVVVYKDNWEKVLVESGYYKKAQFQ
- a CDS encoding SMP-30/gluconolactonase/LRE family protein, translated to MEQVPTSVLSDDPCHLGEGPTYDVTTDTAWWFDIREGRLFEAQLGSGSIRVHALGRMASALGRIDAERQLIVAEDGLYIRKIADGAMRLLCPLEADNPATRSNDARVHPSGTFWIGTMGRKAEAGAGAIYAFHHGEISMLFPRISIPNSICFSPDGATGYFADTARAVLYAVPLNPVTGLPRGEPEVLLRHTGVGGLDGSVCDADGQIWNACWGASRIDVYSPQGERLRSLSVPAKQASCPAFVGPGLSRLLVTSAWQDMDAAARAADPQAGYTFLLEATARGRAEPDVKLA
- a CDS encoding aldose epimerase family protein; translated protein: MAGSKTERDVFGTLPDGLKVDRIVLRGEGGFEARIITHGAVLQALIAPDGKGGYDDVVLGHDGFAGYLAERKFFGATVGRYANRIANGQFSLDGETVQLPVNNGPNALHGGLDGFDRKLWDIAEVDDGAEPAVTLTYTSSHGEENYPGRLDVRLTYRVTGPAELSLIMEARTDRPTIVNLTNHSFFNLEGATSGTPILDHKLTVAAGHFLAIDPTAIPLPEPPRSVAGTPFDFREPRPIGERIRESDQQLRNGRGYDHTYCLARDGKLSLAARLEAPRSGRIMELFTDQPGLQVYSGNYLDGTISGKGGKLYRQSDAMCLEPHIWPDAPNRPDFPSPRLAPGEVYRHHTVYRFAVRTS